The following are from one region of the Penaeus vannamei isolate JL-2024 chromosome 28, ASM4276789v1, whole genome shotgun sequence genome:
- the LOC113813674 gene encoding uncharacterized protein, protein MIRPRDLLLSAALLFSVLSTARTAFFETASEESLVTGPRKQLLFANAFEEKPAERIPSVTGEVLRREEIQERDHATSKESRQAVYEPVEPAPKTGLPTRSRVRRDDLTPAAAGTPVSSARPQQGVLTWLYQVPGYQYSPPPSRVLLPSVLIPVPYISVSGSSDIKIGTPYIPPPGYSILVQDHFGRPALQPYPDFPQGHRQFHHLEVMCKSEEELEARAPGTGSPSISPSPSSSSPPVLPVPSASPVSLRIPPSPFRSALSPSVPASSSVSPLLFSPPPSPDSPSFVSPPSSDSASSFSPLSSFSSSLPTSLINSSSSSSSSSSSSSSSLSHPTQDDEDRLIFPTEGFASPDNIIFPSNTDRPIIFPTRSPPVAPQPSAAPSVPASNITVAANETGSRVSIVAPTRPCTRVCEYPAAEGVCLRDHSCLERLTALRIGNSTQRSTEKP, encoded by the exons atgatccgACCGCGTGACCTTCTGTTATCAGCTGCGTTGCTCTTCAGTGTGTTATCAACCGCAAGAACGGCCTTCTTCGAGACGGCAAGCGAGGAAAGCTTAGTGACTGGACCAAGGAAACAGCTGCTTTTCGCCAACGCCTTCGAGGAAAAGCCAGCTGAGAGGATTCCTTCCGTGACTGGCGAAGTATTGCGCCGCGAGGAAATACAGGAGCGAGATCACGCCACGTCCAAGGAGAGCAGGCAGGCTGTGTACGAGCCCGTCGAGCCTGCCCCTAAAACGG GACTCCCCACTCGCTCTCGTGTGAGGCGTGACGACCTTACACCTGCAGCAGCCGGCACACCGGTCTCCTCTGCACGACCTCAACAGGGAGTCCTTACCTGGTTGTATCAAGTCCCTGGTTATCAGTACAGTCCACCTCCTTCTAGAGTCCTTCTCCCGAGCGTCCTGATACCCGTCCCTTATATCTCTGTTAGTGGGAGCAGTGATATCAAGATAGGGACTCCTTATATTCCTCCTCCAGGATATTCTATATTGGTTCAGGATCATTTCGGGCGTCCGGCATTACAGCCCTACCCGGACTTCCCTCAGGGGCATCGCCAATTCCATCACTTGGAAGTCATGTGCAAGAGTGAAGAGGAGTTAGAAGCCAGAGCACCGGGTACAGGGAGTCCTAGCatctcgccttccccttcctcctcctctcctcctgttcttcccgtTCCATCAGCCTCCCCAGTATCTTTAAGGATTCCACCATCTCCTTTTCGATCAGCTTTGTCTCCCTCGGTTCCAGCATCGTCTTCGGTTTCTCCTTTAttattttcccctcctccgtcACCCGATTCTCCTTCGTTcgtttcccctccttcatccgactccgcttcatctttctctcctctttcctctttctcgtcatctcttcccacttctttaataaactcttcttcttcttcttcttcttcttcctcctcctcctcctcctctctctcccatccgaCACAAGATGACGAAGACCGCCTTATCTTCCCGACCGAAGGATTCGCGTCCCCCGACAACATCATCTTCCCTTCCAACACTGACCGACCTATCATTTTCCCGACTCGTTCTCCGCCCGTCGCTCCCCAGCCCTCAGCCGCCCCTTCTGTCCCCGCCAGTAACATCACCGTAGCTGCGAACGAGACAGGGAGCCGAGTGAGCATCGTTGCCCCGACCCGACCCTGCACGCGGGTGTGCGAGTACCCCG